From the candidate division WOR-3 bacterium genome, the window GTAAATCTGCCAAGAGTTTCCGGCCGCCAGCGCTCGGGTGAACTCTTGGGTGCGCTGTGTAAGCTGGTAGTATTCCTTCGGTGGAGCGGTGAAGGCGGGCATGACTGTCACCACCAACAGCGCAACCGTAGCCACTGATTGTCGGCTGCTGATTCCCGGTTGCCCGGAACCGCGGCGCTCTTGGCGATTCATTCCGGTTCCGATTTGTGCGAAGCGGGCCCGACCAGATTTGAACTGGCGATCTTCGCCGTGACAGGGCGACGTGTTAAACCAGGCTACACTACGGGCCCTTGAGGAATGATATTCGACTCCCGGCTGATGTCAAACCCAGCACGCCGGAGTGCCAGAAAAGCTGTCGAACCACAGCGAAAGTGTCATAGGCACTTCCTGCCCGAGTCCATCCAGGCTTGGGCTCGTCCCGCAGGCGAATGTGCGGAATCTCACCGACCCGCTCGTGCCAGATATGGACCGTGCCATCAAACCATTGCTGTACCATGACCCGTGTGCCGGCAACACAGATGCTGCGAATGTTGGGTTTGAGTTGGTAGCGATGCCCCTGGTAGCGCAGAGTGTTATCATTGGCAACCTCCCGGGTAGTTTTGGCACACAGCACGGTATGCGGGTTGAGAGAGTCGGTTACCGGCCTAAAACCGAACTCGGCCTACTCGGTTTGACCCTGAACGTCCAGCGTACTTGGGGATGAACATCTGCCCGTGGATTACGGGCTGTTGGCAAAGATGCACTCGACCATCAGCGCCTGCATGGCACGAAATGCGTCGGCTGGTCGTCACGCTGGAACCGATGCACGCCGCCGTGCCGGGTGGTGGTGAATTGACCGGCCCGATCGAGATACAAGGCCCTTGGGAGGCCGTAACGGCGGGCAACGTGATAGAAGAGAACCTCAAAGGAGTCGGCAAGCGTTTCCTGGGGATCGAATTTGCCCCAAATTGGCCTGCCGGTAGCGTCGTCGGTGGCGAGGATGAGGGTTGCGGATGGGCAGTTGGGGCCAAACCAGGAATGGGGACTGCCGTCAATGAAGACCAACTCGCCGAAGCGGGCGCGGCGTTCCCGGCAACGGCAGCACGGCCAAGAAGAAGCGGGTGAAGTCAGGTGGTGACCTGGTAGCCTATGGTGGCGGCGCGTTCTTTGCCCTCAGGGGCAACAAGTGCTACGAGCTGTGGCGGTACTTCGAACCGATAACCGCCTGCGGTTCTACGCTTGCAGTTAACCGCTCCGGAGTTCAGGCCGCACTAAGCGCTCAGCGGTCAGAGTTCAGGGTTTCGCCGAATCCACTCGCTAGCGGCTGGGCGATGCTGCGTTACAGTCTGCCCAAGCCTGGGTCGGTTGTGGTCACGGTGTTCGATGTGGCCGGCCGCGGCATCCAGCACTCAGTATTCAGTACTCCGCGTTCAGCGTTGAGTGTCTCGCTCGACCTGCGGAAGCTCGCCAGCGGCGTTTACCTTGTCCGGCTCGACGCGGACGGCTATTCGGCCACGCAGAAGCTGGTGGTGCAGAAGTGATACTCTGTGCTCGACGCATGGAATAGGAGAAAGGTAATCTCTGGTGCGGCGCCCTGCGCAATTGACTCTGCGGATGTGCGCACTTAGAATCGGCCGTGGCCTTCGGTTATCCGAATCGGAACAGACCAACTATTAGAATACCGTGTGCACCAAACGCGGTGATTGGTCCCTGGGCGTTCCTCATGTTCTCCTGTGTGGCTCCGCCCATGCTTGCCTCAACCGCGAACTCAGACACGGTCGTGGTACACTGGGTCGCGGTCTATGATGGCCCAGAAAGCCGGGAAGACCGCTGTACTGGAATGGTTCTGGCGCCGGACGGCTCAGCGTACCTTGCCGGATACTCATTCGGTGCCGCGACTGACTTTGACTTCGCAGTACTCAAGGTGGATACCACAGGCCGGATTGTCTGGGTTAACCGTTATGGTTCGCCAATTGGCTGTGAGGACCGGCCGTGGTGCCTATGCCGGGATTCGTCCGGCGACATTGTCGCTGCGGGCGGTTCAATTGCGGATATGGCTGTACTCTGGGATTTCCGCATAATCAAGTATCGGCCGACTGGCGAGACCGTCTGGACCCGGTTGCTTGACTTTCCAACTCATGCCGAGGATAAGATTGCGGGCGCCGGAATACTGTCAGACAATTCGATCGTCGTAGCGGGCAGCAGCCGCTATCGGCCTGACCATAGCTTCGGGCCAGCAGCCGGCAGTCAAAGCCGGGCGGATTGGGATGTTACTATTGCCCGTTACTCATCGCAGGGCGAGACGCTATGGACTAGGCGATTCGATGGCAAGGCTCATGGCGATGACCTTACCGCTGGCCTTGCTCTGGACCGCACCGGCAACTGCTATGTTGCCGGCCAGACCACGACAGCAGGCGGAACCGAAGTTCTGCTCCTGAAGTACAATCCAAGCGGACAGCTGCTCTGGCGTCGGACATTGTGCGGCAACGTGCCGGGCTCGAGTATCGGCCAGGGAGTCATCGTTGATTCTGCGAGCCGGGCCTGGGTATTCGGCGCGTGCTACAATCAGGGCCGCTCATTTGACTTTCTTGTCGCCTGCTTTGATTCTTCCGGCCGGCAGCTTGCGTATCTCGCTCTTGACGCGGCGGCCCGGGTTGACATCTGTCAGGCTGCATGTTTGGACCGAGCCGGCAATTTGTACGCGACCGGACAGTCAACCGGCCGCGGCACGTCGTTTGATGTGCTGACTGTAAAAGTCTCGCCGGCCGGAGAAACGCTCTGGACCCGTCGGTTTCACGGCACAGGTGCGGACCGGGGCTGGTGCATCGGGCTTGACCAGTTCGACCGGGTCGTGGTCGGCGCGACTTCGGACGGCCCGGCAGGCCAGCCGAACATGATGCTTCTCTGCTACGGCCCGGACGGCGAGCTTGCCTGGACATTCAGCTACGCGGGCGGCGGCGCGGGTGAGGCGCGGCCGGTCGCAATCGAGCGTGGTGGTGAGAATGAACTTCTGGTTGCAGGCTCTGCTTGCCGGCCTGGGACCGACTTCGACATTGTTCTACTAAGACTCGCACCGGGCGGTGGCCGGTAGGACTCCTGTTCTCTTGCAATCGTCGCCGGGCTTGAGCCTTTTACTGGCCCGAGATGCACCTGCTTTGGTCGAGCAGGACGTCGCTATACTATTGGCTTACCCGGAAACAACTCCCCTAAGAGAGAGTCGGCCCAAGAGGTACTTGGTGCCGGTATGTTCATGAGACGTCCGGCAGACATCTTTTTTTGATGCATTGCACAGTTAGGCGCTGTGCCCCACACACCGTCTGTAATCTTTCCACCTTTTCGGATATCTACCTGGCGGCACGTTGAGCTGGCTCGTGACCTTCCTACTGGCCCCGCAGCCCTGCGTTGTAATCGCTTCGGCTATTCGGCCGGAGGGTGCAGTCGGTGGTAGGCGAGGTCACGCTTCTGATGCCAAGCCTGCGGGTCTTCGAAGTACTCAGTTACTTCGCGGAACTCTTCCTCGGTCAGGAAGCTGATGTCAGCCGGAATCTTGGGTGATAGAGCAGCGCGCCGGTCAGTAAGATACCAGAGTTTGACGCCGAGGTCAGCCAGGTCTTTTTCTCCTCCCTGACGGCGGTCAAAGATAACGAAGCAGGCGTCAACTACTCCGCCCCAGGCCCGGATTTCTCGAATTATCCTCGCCTTGGTCCAGCCGTGTACGAGCGTGTCGTCTACAAGCAGAACCTTCTTGCGGAATAGTTCGTGCCTCTTGATGCCCTCGAACGGGCTCGCCTCTGGGTAGCGCTTCTCTCTGCGGGCAAAGAACGCCGGCTTGGCAAGCTTGTGAGCCAGGACCGCGGCAATGCCGATGCTACCGGCTTCGATGCCACAAACGACGTCGAAGGAAATGTTGCGCAGGAGTAGAGCGGCTGAGCCCAGGACAAAGTCGTTGACTTCCGGATAATTGGCCAGGCACTTCACGTCAATATAGATTGGGCTGCGGTTCTTGCGCATGTCTACCTGGAATAGAGGTCGCAGGTCACCAAGGCTCA encodes:
- a CDS encoding T9SS type A sorting domain-containing protein: MKSGGDLVAYGGGAFFALRGNKCYELWRYFEPITACGSTLAVNRSGVQAALSAQRSEFRVSPNPLASGWAMLRYSLPKPGSVVVTVFDVAGRGIQHSVFSTPRSALSVSLDLRKLASGVYLVRLDADGYSATQKLVVQK
- a CDS encoding PAS domain-containing protein yields the protein MAFGYPNRNRPTIRIPCAPNAVIGPWAFLMFSCVAPPMLASTANSDTVVVHWVAVYDGPESREDRCTGMVLAPDGSAYLAGYSFGAATDFDFAVLKVDTTGRIVWVNRYGSPIGCEDRPWCLCRDSSGDIVAAGGSIADMAVLWDFRIIKYRPTGETVWTRLLDFPTHAEDKIAGAGILSDNSIVVAGSSRYRPDHSFGPAAGSQSRADWDVTIARYSSQGETLWTRRFDGKAHGDDLTAGLALDRTGNCYVAGQTTTAGGTEVLLLKYNPSGQLLWRRTLCGNVPGSSIGQGVIVDSASRAWVFGACYNQGRSFDFLVACFDSSGRQLAYLALDAAARVDICQAACLDRAGNLYATGQSTGRGTSFDVLTVKVSPAGETLWTRRFHGTGADRGWCIGLDQFDRVVVGATSDGPAGQPNMMLLCYGPDGELAWTFSYAGGGAGEARPVAIERGGENELLVAGSACRPGTDFDIVLLRLAPGGGR
- a CDS encoding phosphoribosyltransferase family protein, whose product is MKLDQVPLRELELSGGLVRAVTPYILEFAEVEQLAEDVLHTYRRLVNPDTNRLADKERESNADSFRIMAGTRSVGRFNVVYDVDETRLSFELPTEAASKFYRLLREQRIVRPDLLEVRRTMSGNLAETVAAILWQVGAIKVSLGDLRPLFQVDMRKNRSPIYIDVKCLANYPEVNDFVLGSAALLLRNISFDVVCGIEAGSIGIAAVLAHKLAKPAFFARREKRYPEASPFEGIKRHELFRKKVLLVDDTLVHGWTKARIIREIRAWGGVVDACFVIFDRRQGGEKDLADLGVKLWYLTDRRAALSPKIPADISFLTEEEFREVTEYFEDPQAWHQKRDLAYHRLHPPAE